Proteins from a genomic interval of Synechococcus sp. A15-28:
- the purH gene encoding bifunctional phosphoribosylaminoimidazolecarboxamide formyltransferase/IMP cyclohydrolase: MAPFALLSVSDKNGIVPLAETLHRTHGYQLLSSGGTAKVLEDAGLPVTRVSEHTGAPEILGGRVKTLHPRVHGGILAKRGDAAHQADLEQQGIPAIDLVVVNLYPFRETVAKPDVTWSQAIENIDIGGPAMVRAAAKNHADVAVLTSPDQYDRLLTAMSETGGSVPSELRRQLALEAFQHTAAYDSAISRWMAAEVELESSPWLEALPLRQTLRYGENPHQKARWFSHPRQGWGGAIQLQGKELSTNNLLDLENALATVREFGYGPNAVGPAAVVVKHTNPCGVAVGPAVASALTRALDADRVSAFGGIVAINGPVEAAAARELTTLFLECVVAPTFSPEAREILAAKANLRLLELSPEAIAAAGPDHVRSILGGLLVQDLDDQAITPDQWTVATQRPPTAQEKQDLEFAWRLVRHVRSNAIVVAKDGQSLGVGAGQMNRVGSARIALEAAGNQAKGAVLASDGFFPFDDTVRLAASHGISAVIHPGGSMRDGDSIKACDELGLAMQLTGRRHFLH, encoded by the coding sequence ATGGCTCCTTTTGCGCTGCTGAGCGTGTCCGACAAAAACGGCATCGTGCCGCTGGCGGAAACGTTGCATCGCACCCATGGATATCAGCTTCTCTCCAGCGGTGGGACCGCCAAAGTTCTGGAGGATGCCGGTCTCCCCGTGACCCGCGTGTCCGAGCACACCGGAGCTCCTGAGATTCTTGGCGGTCGGGTGAAGACGCTGCACCCCCGGGTGCATGGCGGAATCCTCGCCAAGCGAGGGGATGCAGCCCATCAGGCTGATCTCGAGCAGCAGGGCATCCCCGCCATCGATCTGGTGGTGGTGAATCTTTACCCCTTCCGGGAAACGGTGGCCAAGCCTGATGTCACCTGGAGTCAGGCCATCGAGAACATCGACATCGGGGGGCCGGCGATGGTTCGTGCCGCCGCGAAGAACCATGCCGATGTGGCGGTGCTCACCAGCCCTGACCAATACGACCGTCTGTTGACTGCCATGTCGGAGACGGGCGGGAGCGTGCCTTCAGAGCTGCGGCGCCAGCTGGCCCTCGAGGCGTTTCAGCACACCGCTGCTTACGACAGCGCGATCAGCCGTTGGATGGCTGCCGAGGTCGAGCTTGAATCCAGCCCCTGGCTTGAGGCGTTGCCCCTGCGCCAGACCCTGCGTTACGGGGAGAATCCACACCAGAAGGCGCGCTGGTTCAGCCATCCCCGTCAGGGTTGGGGAGGCGCGATTCAGCTGCAGGGCAAGGAGCTCAGCACCAACAATCTGTTGGATCTGGAGAATGCCTTGGCCACGGTGCGCGAGTTTGGCTACGGCCCGAACGCCGTTGGACCGGCTGCGGTGGTGGTCAAGCACACCAATCCCTGTGGTGTGGCGGTGGGACCGGCCGTGGCTTCTGCCCTGACTCGAGCGCTGGATGCTGATCGCGTCAGTGCCTTTGGTGGCATCGTGGCGATCAACGGTCCTGTGGAGGCCGCTGCAGCAAGGGAACTCACCACGTTGTTCCTGGAATGCGTGGTGGCACCAACCTTCTCTCCGGAAGCCAGAGAAATTCTCGCCGCCAAGGCCAATCTCAGGCTTCTGGAGTTGTCGCCGGAGGCTATCGCCGCTGCGGGCCCCGACCATGTCCGCAGCATCCTTGGGGGCTTGTTGGTCCAGGACCTCGATGACCAAGCCATCACTCCCGATCAGTGGACGGTGGCGACCCAGAGGCCACCCACCGCGCAGGAAAAGCAGGATCTCGAATTCGCCTGGCGTTTGGTGCGGCATGTGCGCTCCAACGCCATTGTTGTGGCAAAGGATGGACAGAGCCTTGGGGTGGGTGCCGGCCAGATGAATCGCGTGGGCTCAGCGCGGATTGCCCTGGAGGCGGCAGGCAATCAAGCCAAGGGAGCCGTTCTCGCCAGTGATGGCTTCTTCCCCTTTGACGACACGGTGCGTCTGGCAGCCAGCCACGGCATCTCCGCCGTGATTCATCCCGGCGGGAGCATGCGCGATGGCGATTCGATCAAGGCCTGCGACGAGCTCGGTCTGGCGATGCAGCTCACCGGACGCCGCCATTTTCTGCACTGA
- a CDS encoding DUF4079 domain-containing protein, translating into MLATLPFALNFAHPLTEWGLLAMGGWALYLGIKAKKTRTGTPEQRKELVKGKFAQRHYLWGSILLAVMTVGTLGGMAVTYLNNGKLFVGPHLLVGLAMTGMIAVAASLSPLMQRGNMIARKAHVGLNMGTLTLFLWQAVSGMEIVNKIWANR; encoded by the coding sequence ATGCTGGCCACCCTTCCTTTCGCCCTTAACTTCGCGCATCCCCTCACCGAATGGGGCCTGTTGGCCATGGGTGGCTGGGCTCTCTACCTGGGGATCAAGGCCAAGAAAACCCGTACCGGGACGCCAGAGCAGCGCAAGGAACTGGTCAAGGGCAAATTCGCTCAGCGTCACTACCTCTGGGGAAGCATCCTGCTGGCGGTTATGACCGTGGGCACCCTTGGAGGCATGGCGGTGACCTACCTGAACAACGGCAAGCTGTTCGTCGGACCTCACCTGCTGGTGGGTCTGGCCATGACCGGGATGATCGCCGTGGCTGCGTCCCTGTCACCGCTGATGCAACGGGGCAACATGATTGCCCGTAAGGCCCACGTTGGTTTGAACATGGGCACGCTCACCCTGTTCCTCTGGCAGGCGGTCAGCGGAATGGAGATCGTCAACAAGATTTGGGCCAACCGCTGA
- a CDS encoding alpha/beta fold hydrolase gives MNSRLVLLHGWGATADDLEPLGRSLANAMDHSMEVMALEAPHLHPQPPGRQWYGLFPADWDAVPSAIEALQRRLQTISSQGAPMGRTVLLGFSQGGAMALHCGCNLPIAGVISCSGYPHPDWQPPAHHPHVLAMHGLQDTIVPQNALDAIAERLQPDRCWTITFENGHTIPEEMMQPLASFLNQILAGS, from the coding sequence ATGAACAGTCGCCTGGTGTTGCTTCACGGCTGGGGGGCCACGGCCGATGATCTGGAACCACTGGGGCGATCCCTCGCCAACGCCATGGATCACTCCATGGAAGTGATGGCGCTGGAGGCTCCCCACCTCCATCCGCAACCACCCGGCCGCCAGTGGTATGGCCTCTTCCCTGCCGACTGGGACGCCGTGCCATCAGCCATCGAGGCGCTTCAGCGGCGGCTGCAGACGATCAGCAGCCAAGGAGCACCGATGGGCCGCACCGTGTTGCTGGGTTTCTCCCAGGGCGGCGCCATGGCACTCCACTGCGGCTGCAACCTACCCATTGCTGGGGTGATCTCCTGCAGCGGCTACCCCCACCCCGACTGGCAGCCCCCGGCGCACCATCCCCATGTGCTGGCGATGCATGGCCTTCAGGACACGATCGTGCCGCAAAACGCCTTGGATGCCATCGCTGAACGTCTTCAGCCCGACCGCTGTTGGACCATCACATTTGAAAACGGTCACACCATCCCAGAGGAGATGATGCAACCGTTGGCGTCGTTTCTGAACCAGATCCTCGCTGGGTCCTGA
- a CDS encoding DUF3155 domain-containing protein codes for MSKKRKRISRRRLAGQRVLAHVSTHHLETGEYKPVTAARRYIAEAGLVPPALLNVRRNEHTTDRFFWGEKGLFSAQYAEENHFLFPSLRTIVDSIGEDTLFEGLDFAADDWEEMEEYEYAFV; via the coding sequence ATGTCCAAAAAGCGCAAGCGCATCAGCCGCCGTCGTCTGGCGGGGCAACGGGTCCTCGCCCATGTGTCCACCCATCACCTGGAAACCGGTGAGTACAAGCCCGTAACGGCAGCCCGCCGTTACATCGCAGAGGCCGGATTGGTGCCTCCTGCTCTGCTCAATGTGCGTCGCAACGAACACACCACCGATCGCTTCTTCTGGGGCGAGAAGGGTTTGTTCAGCGCTCAGTACGCCGAAGAAAATCACTTTCTCTTCCCCTCCTTGCGCACCATCGTCGATTCGATCGGTGAAGACACCCTGTTCGAAGGGCTTGATTTCGCCGCCGATGATTGGGAGGAGATGGAAGAGTACGAATACGCCTTCGTTTGA
- a CDS encoding HAMP domain-containing sensor histidine kinase has protein sequence MSIRPPGPLQLTERFLTFAEQQLEQLNRNHGYQHLALYISQTGDKDHPPLFLIRQVSAADRSLPPADADPELRRPAQERRWYPLRDGDLILGALRADLGPAEAWHPQRDQQLRDGAAALSHGLATDLECLQLRSALDQQQTQLRTMVHQLRNPLSALRTYAQLLLRRLESSSEHRPLVEGMLAEQNQLNRYVNALDSIGQPALSGRQPEPAPLLLPPDTSAVDTSLKQQLMPLIERAMAMATLQGRPWHGPEIWPAWASESAEIAATAEIVANLLENAFRYSPPGTAIGLTPLPDGLCVWDGGPAIDVHEREAIFQEGVRGLRGRERPGTGLGLALARQLAERDGGRLELCVEPSRLAAELPDQGNAFQLRWPEPTARA, from the coding sequence GTGTCCATCCGCCCACCTGGCCCATTGCAGCTGACGGAACGCTTCCTGACCTTTGCGGAGCAGCAGCTGGAGCAACTAAACCGAAACCACGGCTACCAGCATCTCGCCCTCTACATCAGCCAGACAGGGGACAAGGACCACCCCCCCCTTTTTCTGATTCGACAGGTGTCGGCTGCAGATCGATCACTTCCCCCCGCCGATGCGGATCCCGAGCTGCGGCGTCCAGCTCAGGAGCGCCGCTGGTACCCCTTACGCGATGGGGACCTGATCCTGGGAGCCCTGCGCGCCGACCTTGGCCCTGCCGAAGCGTGGCATCCGCAACGGGACCAGCAACTGCGGGATGGCGCTGCTGCCCTCAGTCATGGGCTGGCGACAGACCTCGAATGCCTTCAGCTGCGCAGTGCCTTGGATCAGCAGCAAACCCAGCTGCGCACCATGGTTCATCAGCTGCGCAATCCCCTCTCAGCGCTGCGCACCTACGCCCAGTTGCTGCTGAGGCGGCTCGAAAGCAGCAGCGAACATCGCCCGCTCGTCGAAGGAATGCTGGCGGAGCAGAACCAGCTCAATCGCTATGTCAATGCCCTCGACAGCATCGGGCAACCAGCCCTGAGCGGACGTCAGCCCGAGCCTGCACCCCTGCTGCTTCCGCCGGACACCAGCGCCGTGGACACCAGCCTCAAGCAGCAGCTGATGCCGTTGATCGAGCGAGCCATGGCCATGGCCACGCTGCAAGGCCGGCCGTGGCACGGGCCTGAGATCTGGCCGGCCTGGGCCTCTGAATCAGCAGAGATCGCGGCCACTGCGGAAATCGTGGCGAACCTTCTGGAAAATGCCTTCCGCTACAGCCCCCCCGGCACAGCCATCGGACTGACGCCTTTGCCGGACGGCTTATGCGTCTGGGATGGCGGCCCGGCGATCGACGTGCATGAACGGGAGGCGATCTTCCAGGAGGGGGTGCGGGGCCTTCGTGGTCGTGAACGTCCGGGCACCGGCCTGGGGCTCGCCCTCGCCCGTCAACTGGCGGAACGTGATGGAGGAAGGCTTGAACTCTGCGTTGAGCCGTCGCGCCTGGCAGCAGAGCTGCCAGACCAGGGGAATGCTTTTCAGCTCAGGTGGCCAGAGCCAACAGCACGAGCGTGA